Proteins encoded within one genomic window of Arachis ipaensis cultivar K30076 chromosome B08, Araip1.1, whole genome shotgun sequence:
- the LOC107611706 gene encoding pathogenesis-related leaf protein 6-like — MKRLLNILALFVSFASIIPLCCSIERLSSPEFYLKYHNAIREHVGSPALKWDREIEKHARNFVNAHSVDCLAKKPSISSGIGWNIARSWGNYTFVGGEALVQWALQHENYDHVTNSCVGGECHAFTQLVWKQSTRLGCARVTCHNHSGTLVRCNYEPPGNIPGYAFGMSGFRTWY; from the exons atgaaaaggtTACTAAATATTTTAGCGTTGTTTGTAAGTTTTGCGAGTATAATTCCATTGTGTTGTTCAATAGAAAGACTAAGCTCTCCAGAGTTCTATCTTAAATATCACAACGCTATACGTGAACATGTTGGGTCTCCAGCGCTGAAGTGGGACCGAGAAATAGAAAAACATGCTCGCAATTTCGTGAATGCACACAGTGTGGACTGCTTAGCAAAAAAACCTTCAATTAGCAGCGGTATAGGTTGGAACATTGCACGTAGCTGGGGCAATTACACCTTTGTAGGAGGAGAAGCTCTGGTGCAATGGGCCCTTCAGCATGAAAATTACGATCATGTAACTAACTCGTGTGTTGGTGGTGAATGCCATGCCTTTACTCAACTTGTTTGGAAGCAATCTACTCGTTTAGGCTGTGCTCGAGTCACGTGCCACAATCATTCAGGCACTCTCGTTAGATGTAACTATGAACCTCCCGGTAATATTCCAG GTtatgcttttgggatgagtggtttcaggacatggtattag
- the LOC107612390 gene encoding pathogenesis-related protein 1-like — MKRITKILVMLIKFLSITPLGLLAQNHPNDYLEIHNKARASVGVDVKMEWDKVLEIEAQDFLFEHKGDCLKAGPGAHFSVGQNNARKLGSLNFSGVDAVRTWVEQKKHYNYKTNSCVGGDCRAYKQVVWKTTTHVGCGRVICHNDAGILITCVYDPPGNIPAIHPY; from the coding sequence atGAAAAGAATAACAAAAATTTTGGTGATGCTAATAAAGTTTTTGAGTATAACTCCGTTGGGTTTACTGGCACAAAATCATCCAAACGACTATCTTGAAATTCATAATAAAGCACGTGCAAGTGTTGGAGTTGATGTGAAGATGGAGTGGGACAAGGTCCTAGAAATAGAAGCTCAAGATTTCTTGTTTGAACACAAGGGAGATTGCTTGAAGGCAGGACCCGGGGCGCATTTTAGCGTGGGTCAGAACAATGCACGCAAATTGGGATCCCTAAACTTCAGTGGAGTCGACGCTGTGAGAACGTGGGTGGAACAGAAGAAACATTACAACTACAAAACCAACTCTTGTGTTGGTGGTGACTGTCGTGCCTATAAACAGGTTGTTTGGAAGACCACTACTCATGTAGGTTGTGGTAGAGTCATATGTCACAATGATGCAGGCATTCTTATTACTTGTGTTTATGATCCTCCCGGGAACATTCCAGCCATTCATCCctattaa
- the LOC110265386 gene encoding pathogenesis-related protein PRB1-2-like, protein MEAYEFLHQHIVVFCSKEVPVARYVSMGHNIARELGSKNFSGIDAVRTWVAQKKNYNHTSNSCVGGECRGYTQVVWKTTTHVGCARVMCDNKNAGIVVSCVYFPPGNIPALRPY, encoded by the coding sequence ATGGAAGCTTACGAGTTCTTGCATCAACACATAGTAGTTTTTTGCTCGAAGGAAGTGCCCGTGGCGCGTTATGTTAGCATGGGTCACAACATTGCACGCGAATTGGGATCCAAAAACTTCAGTGGAATCGATGCTGTGAGGACGTGGGTGGCACAGAAGAAAAATTATAACCACACATCCAACTCTTGTGTTGGTGGTGAATGTCGTGGTTATACTCAGGTTGTTTGGAAGACCACTACTCATGTTGGCTGTGCTAGAGTCATGTGCGACAACAAAAATGCAGGAATAGTTGTTAGTTGTGTGTATTTTCCTCCGGGCAACATTCCAGCTTTACGACCCTATTAA